The segment GTGATGCAGCCTTTCTCGATCATGTCTCGGAAAACTTCGGTGAACAACTCGACTGGGGATCGCTTACCGATGCCATCCGATCCGGTCGTTTACAGCCGACTGCGGAGATCAAGCAGTACGCGGAGTATCTCTCGATCGCGCTCTCGGCTGTGATCAATATCTACAATCCTTCCCACCTATTTGTGCATGGTCAGATTTTCGATTTCATTGACGATTTCTGCGAACAGGTGCGTCAACTCACGAGAAATCGGACATTAGGTCCCCCTTTCGAGGCCTGTGAACTTGTCCCAGCACGGGGAAACAAAGAACTTGGTGCGATTGCTGGAATGATTGAATACTACATGGATACCCTTGCTCCTGTGTTGGATAAATAGGATGCTGGTCAGGAGAGGTACTGGTTGGCCAGCCGGTCTGCCTTCCAATATTAATTTAGACTCTAAATAGAATATCGCTTCATCATGATTAAGCTCATTGGCCGCACGGCCTCTTTACTTGCCTGTTTCAGTTTTCTGTTGTTGGGTACCCATTTGCAGGCAGGTTGGCAGGCGGGGGCAGCGAAGATCGTGATTACTCCTGAAGAAGATATGTGGATGGCAGGGTACGCCTCTCGTAAAACCCCTTCAGAAGGAGTCCTGCAGGACTTACATGCCAAATCGCTCGTACTTGCCGACGACGAAGGCAATAAAATCGTGATGGTGACGACCGATCTGGTGGGAATCCCTCGCATCATTCGAGAAAATGTCGTCAGTGCAGTCTCGAAGAAGCATCAACTCCGTCCCGATCAAATTCTGCTGAATGCGTCTCATACTCATTGCGGTCCGGAACTGAGACCGTCCAAATCGACGATTTACGAACTCGATCCGGCCATTGCAGCTCAGTGCCACGAGTATCGGCTTGCACTCGAAAAGAAGATTGAACAGGTAATTTCAGAGAGCTTGAAAGACCTTGAACCAGTAGACGTGACCTACACTTATGGGCGAGCCGGTTTTGCCATGAATCGTCGATACCCGCTGCCAAATGGTTCCTTTAAAAATAGTCCCTACCCCGCTGGACCCGTCCAGCAGCAGGTGCCAGTCTTAACGGCGAAAACAGCCGAAGGGGGACTGAAAGCGATTCTCTTTGGTTATGCTTGCCACAACACGACGACTGGCATCATGCAGTTCAATGGCGACTACGCAGGAGCCGCCCAGGCGATCCTCGAAAAATCCCATCCTGGGACGATCGCTCTCTTTATGGAAGGATGTGGTGGAGACCAGAATCC is part of the Polystyrenella longa genome and harbors:
- a CDS encoding neutral/alkaline non-lysosomal ceramidase N-terminal domain-containing protein → MIKLIGRTASLLACFSFLLLGTHLQAGWQAGAAKIVITPEEDMWMAGYASRKTPSEGVLQDLHAKSLVLADDEGNKIVMVTTDLVGIPRIIRENVVSAVSKKHQLRPDQILLNASHTHCGPELRPSKSTIYELDPAIAAQCHEYRLALEKKIEQVISESLKDLEPVDVTYTYGRAGFAMNRRYPLPNGSFKNSPYPAGPVQQQVPVLTAKTAEGGLKAILFGYACHNTTTGIMQFNGDYAGAAQAILEKSHPGTIALFMEGCGGDQNPYPRGQEKNIEQHGTALALAVETALQDIRPTPLTGKIETVLGEVPIPFAKMPTRSELEEKLEDGNVYVRRHARLMLNRLDTEGSIPAEYPYMVQCLQLGNELTMVALAGEVVVDYDHLIREQLPVKNLWIAGYSNDVFGYVPSLRVLKEGGYEGGEAMIYSNLPGPFADSVEDRILGEVQKLYGELENEKSAP